In the genome of Xanthomonas translucens pv. cerealis, one region contains:
- the lexA gene encoding transcriptional repressor LexA yields MDTLSPQRAAILAYVHDCAEQDGRPPSLAEIAERFGFASRNAARKHVQALVEAGLLEHVPQQARSLRPAQAQPRSGLLRLPVLGRVAAGTPIGADIGLDQQLRLDRALFALRPDYLLRVQGDSMIDDGILDGDLVGVRRAADARNGQIVVARLDGELTIKRYRHDGERIQLLPRNPAYAPIVVQPGQDFAIEGHYCGLIRQG; encoded by the coding sequence ATGGACACCCTCTCCCCGCAGCGCGCCGCCATCCTCGCCTACGTCCACGACTGCGCCGAGCAGGACGGGCGGCCACCAAGCCTGGCCGAGATCGCCGAACGCTTCGGCTTCGCCTCGCGCAATGCCGCGCGCAAACATGTGCAGGCGCTGGTCGAGGCCGGGCTGCTGGAGCATGTGCCGCAGCAGGCACGCAGCCTGCGACCGGCGCAGGCGCAGCCGCGCAGCGGGCTGCTGCGGCTGCCGGTGCTGGGCCGGGTCGCCGCCGGCACGCCGATCGGCGCCGATATCGGCCTGGACCAGCAGTTGCGGCTGGACCGCGCGCTGTTCGCGCTGCGTCCGGACTACCTGCTGCGCGTGCAGGGCGATTCGATGATCGACGACGGCATCCTCGACGGCGATCTGGTCGGAGTGCGCCGTGCCGCCGATGCACGCAACGGGCAGATCGTGGTGGCGCGGCTGGACGGCGAACTCACCATCAAGCGCTACCGGCACGACGGCGAACGCATCCAGCTGCTGCCGCGCAATCCGGCCTATGCGCCGATCGTGGTGCAGCCGGGGCAGGACTTCGCCATCGAAGGCCATTACTGCGGGCTGATCCGGCAAGGCTGA
- a CDS encoding TOTE conflict system archaeo-eukaryotic primase domain-containing protein — translation MIERDALAALRAENARLVALLESHGIEWRKPSLTASQPAPATAAPEATHTSLSTDQKVALFRRLFRGRKDVYPVRWESQASGKSGYAPACANEWRAGVCEKPRIKCSDCSHRLLTPLSDAVIYNHLAGEHTVGIYPLLEDDTCYFLAVDFDEADWRQDARAFMQSCTELGIPATLEISRSGQGAHAWVFFAERVSARDARRLGTAVISHTCARTRQLKLASYDRLFPNQDTMPKGGFGNLIALPLQKHPRERGCSVFVDTELRPHRDQWAFFAAIQPMVPHDIEPTILRATGGTHPLDVTFIDEEDLATPWRSQSGRSPKLTGTMPEALTVTLANLIYFEKHALPQALANRLIRLAAFQNPEFYKAQAMRMPVWNKPRVIGNAENYPQHIALPRGCLDAALTLLQENDIRCDLHDERYAGDPIDTSFGGTLRTDQQTAVTAMLRHETGVLCAPTAFGKTVTAAAIIARRAVNTLVLVHRTELLKQWQERLQAFLDVEKGVVGTIGGGKAKPTGRIDIAVMQSLSRRGEVNALVERYGQVIVDECHHIGAASFDAILKRSKAKFVLGLTATPIRRDGQQPIIFMQCGPIRHTALRPENAPHDLEVVPRSRLAHIDLPASAGIQDVFRHLAADRSRTQAIATEIATAFEQGRKVLVLTERTEHLHALTLALQGQLPTPFVLHGRMSRKQRAALIGELDALPPDAPRVLLATGKLVGEGFDHPPLDTLVLTMPVSWQGTLQQYAGRLHRDHASKTDVRIIDFVDTGHPALLKMWDKRQRAYRAMGYRIRQAIGEEDNSSTALDGTAPTTMHSVHKPSPA, via the coding sequence ATGATCGAGCGTGACGCCCTTGCCGCACTGCGAGCCGAGAACGCACGGCTGGTGGCGCTACTGGAATCGCACGGTATCGAATGGCGCAAGCCATCCTTGACGGCGTCGCAGCCTGCGCCGGCCACGGCAGCACCGGAAGCGACGCACACCAGCCTATCCACCGACCAGAAGGTAGCGCTATTTCGTCGGCTGTTCCGAGGACGTAAGGATGTCTACCCGGTGCGCTGGGAGAGCCAGGCCTCCGGCAAGTCCGGCTACGCGCCAGCTTGCGCCAACGAGTGGCGCGCCGGCGTCTGCGAGAAGCCACGTATCAAGTGCAGCGACTGCAGTCACCGACTACTGACGCCGCTATCGGATGCGGTGATCTACAACCACCTGGCCGGCGAGCATACGGTGGGGATCTATCCACTGCTGGAAGACGATACCTGTTACTTTTTGGCGGTCGATTTCGACGAAGCCGACTGGAGACAGGATGCCAGGGCATTCATGCAGTCTTGCACCGAGCTAGGCATACCAGCGACGCTGGAGATCTCACGCTCGGGCCAGGGTGCACATGCCTGGGTATTCTTCGCAGAACGTGTTTCGGCGCGGGATGCACGGCGCCTCGGGACCGCCGTCATCAGTCACACATGCGCGCGCACCCGGCAACTCAAACTGGCATCTTACGACCGTTTGTTTCCCAACCAGGACACGATGCCCAAGGGAGGCTTCGGCAACCTGATCGCGCTTCCTCTACAGAAGCACCCGCGCGAAAGGGGCTGCAGCGTCTTTGTGGACACCGAACTGCGCCCTCACCGCGACCAATGGGCGTTTTTCGCAGCCATTCAACCCATGGTGCCGCACGACATAGAGCCTACCATCCTTCGCGCTACTGGCGGCACACATCCGCTGGATGTGACGTTCATCGACGAAGAAGATCTGGCTACCCCATGGAGGAGCCAGTCCGGCAGGTCGCCAAAGCTGACAGGCACGATGCCCGAGGCCTTGACCGTGACCCTGGCCAATCTCATCTACTTCGAGAAGCACGCGCTGCCGCAAGCGCTGGCCAATCGATTGATCCGGCTGGCCGCCTTTCAGAACCCTGAGTTCTACAAGGCCCAGGCCATGCGCATGCCGGTGTGGAACAAGCCGCGCGTCATCGGCAACGCCGAGAACTACCCGCAGCACATCGCGTTGCCGCGCGGCTGTTTGGATGCAGCATTGACGCTACTGCAAGAGAACGACATCCGCTGCGATCTGCATGACGAGCGTTACGCCGGCGACCCCATCGATACGAGCTTCGGCGGCACACTGCGCACAGACCAGCAGACCGCCGTCACAGCCATGCTGCGCCACGAGACTGGTGTGCTGTGCGCGCCGACCGCATTCGGCAAAACGGTGACGGCAGCGGCCATCATTGCTCGCCGCGCAGTGAACACCTTGGTACTGGTACATCGCACCGAATTGCTGAAGCAATGGCAGGAGCGGCTGCAAGCCTTTCTTGACGTCGAGAAGGGCGTTGTCGGCACCATCGGCGGCGGCAAGGCCAAGCCTACCGGTAGAATCGACATCGCCGTGATGCAATCGCTTTCGCGACGAGGGGAGGTGAATGCGCTGGTCGAACGCTACGGACAGGTCATCGTCGACGAATGCCACCACATAGGCGCCGCGTCGTTCGATGCCATCCTCAAGCGCAGCAAGGCAAAATTCGTCCTGGGACTTACCGCGACGCCGATTCGCCGCGACGGTCAACAGCCCATCATCTTCATGCAGTGCGGGCCAATCCGGCATACAGCCCTCAGACCGGAAAATGCGCCACACGATCTGGAGGTCGTACCGCGATCACGGCTCGCACACATCGACCTTCCGGCTAGCGCAGGCATTCAAGATGTCTTTAGACACTTGGCCGCTGACCGATCCCGGACCCAGGCCATCGCCACCGAGATCGCGACAGCCTTCGAGCAAGGCCGAAAAGTGTTGGTATTGACCGAACGCACGGAACATCTACACGCCCTCACCCTGGCTTTGCAGGGACAATTGCCAACACCATTCGTGCTGCACGGGCGGATGTCGAGAAAACAGCGAGCCGCTCTGATTGGCGAGCTTGACGCATTGCCGCCAGATGCGCCACGCGTCCTGCTCGCCACCGGAAAGCTCGTCGGCGAAGGCTTCGACCATCCACCGCTGGACACCTTGGTACTGACCATGCCGGTGTCGTGGCAGGGCACTTTGCAGCAGTATGCGGGCCGCCTGCACCGAGACCACGCCAGCAAGACCGACGTACGGATCATCGATTTCGTCGACACTGGCCACCCTGCACTGCTGAAGATGTGGGACAAGCGACAGCGAGCCTATCGCGCGATGGGATATCGAATACGTCAGGCCATCGGAGAGGAAGACAATTCATCCACCGCCCTGGACGGAACCGCACCCACAACGATGCATTCCGTTCACAAGCCATCTCCCGCATGA
- a CDS encoding nuclear transport factor 2 family protein, translating into MSEIQAQSNGSEGDARRIFEQWHHSVVERDLDALMALYAQDALLETPLAYVVCAGRQDGRLQGREAIRAFFAASFAQPENGLGRWYRSDRCHASHRQVIWEYPRETPEGDQVDLVEVMDLDARGLIACHRVYWGWKGVQTLLAGLGR; encoded by the coding sequence ATGAGCGAAATCCAGGCGCAGTCGAACGGATCGGAGGGCGATGCCCGCCGCATCTTCGAGCAATGGCACCACAGCGTCGTCGAACGGGATCTGGACGCGCTGATGGCGCTGTATGCGCAAGACGCGCTACTGGAAACGCCGTTGGCGTATGTGGTCTGCGCAGGGCGGCAAGATGGCAGGCTGCAGGGGCGCGAGGCGATCAGGGCGTTCTTCGCGGCGTCTTTCGCACAGCCGGAGAACGGCCTTGGCCGCTGGTATCGCAGCGACCGTTGCCATGCGTCCCACCGCCAGGTGATCTGGGAATATCCGCGAGAAACGCCGGAGGGCGATCAGGTCGATCTGGTGGAAGTCATGGATCTCGATGCGCGCGGGCTGATCGCCTGCCATCGGGTGTACTGGGGCTGGAAAGGCGTGCAGACGCTGCTGGCGGGGCTGGGTAGATAG
- a CDS encoding ArsR/SmtB family transcription factor: MPVEQPKLAATAFLIADPARAAMLMALIDGRALPAGELAFAGGVTPQTASSHLAKLLDGGLLAVEAQGRHRYYRLAGSHVAFALENLATLAAPAAPRCRKAGHKQQSLSLARCCYDHLAGRLGVAVAEALEQRALIARDGGKRYVVTTEGATWFAQMGLDVSRVASSRRGIARQCLDWTERKHHLAGSLGVELLALLCAKRWLRRSDGSRAIHITDSGWAGLHTELGIHRLTGDELALDR; this comes from the coding sequence ATGCCGGTCGAACAGCCCAAGCTTGCGGCGACCGCGTTCCTGATCGCCGATCCCGCCCGCGCCGCCATGTTGATGGCGCTCATCGACGGGCGTGCACTGCCTGCCGGGGAACTCGCCTTCGCCGGCGGCGTCACCCCGCAGACGGCGAGTTCGCACCTGGCGAAACTGCTGGACGGCGGCTTGCTGGCGGTCGAAGCCCAAGGCCGCCACCGCTACTACCGGCTGGCCGGTTCCCACGTCGCGTTCGCACTGGAAAACCTGGCGACCCTCGCCGCACCCGCCGCACCGCGATGCCGGAAAGCCGGGCACAAGCAACAATCTCTGAGCCTGGCCCGATGCTGTTACGACCATCTGGCCGGGCGACTGGGCGTGGCGGTGGCCGAAGCGCTGGAACAGCGTGCGCTGATCGCCAGGGACGGCGGCAAGCGATACGTGGTGACCACCGAGGGCGCCACCTGGTTCGCGCAGATGGGCCTGGATGTTTCGCGTGTCGCCTCGAGCAGGCGCGGCATAGCGCGGCAGTGCCTGGACTGGACCGAACGCAAGCACCACCTCGCCGGCTCGCTCGGCGTCGAATTGCTTGCGCTACTCTGCGCCAAACGCTGGCTGCGCCGCAGCGACGGCTCGCGCGCGATCCACATCACCGACAGCGGCTGGGCCGGCTTGCATACGGAACTGGGAATCCACCGGCTTACCGGCGACGAACTCGCGCTGGATCGCTAA
- the imuA gene encoding translesion DNA synthesis-associated protein ImuA, whose product MAAVVALDRLLAERRIWRGQPTALPPSAQPTGHAALDAALPARGWPEMALTELLHAADGIGELQLLWPTLARLSQGGGRIVLVDPPYLPYPGAWEQAGVALQRLQIVRAGADAAWAAEQCLRSGSCAAVLCWPAQANDKTLRRLQVAAETGRALGFAYRPLKAAANPSPAALRIAIDAAPAQLRVLKCRGGMPPARAIALSAPAPASA is encoded by the coding sequence ATGGCGGCCGTCGTCGCCCTCGACCGCCTGCTGGCCGAACGCCGGATCTGGCGCGGCCAGCCGACCGCGCTGCCGCCCAGCGCGCAGCCCACCGGGCATGCCGCGCTCGACGCCGCGCTGCCGGCGCGCGGCTGGCCAGAGATGGCGCTGACCGAACTGCTGCACGCCGCCGACGGCATCGGCGAACTGCAATTGCTGTGGCCGACGCTGGCGCGGCTGTCGCAGGGCGGCGGTCGCATCGTGCTGGTCGATCCGCCCTACTTGCCCTACCCCGGCGCCTGGGAACAGGCCGGGGTGGCGCTGCAGCGGCTGCAGATCGTCCGCGCCGGCGCGGACGCGGCCTGGGCCGCCGAACAATGCCTGCGCTCGGGCAGTTGCGCGGCGGTGCTGTGCTGGCCCGCGCAAGCCAACGACAAGACCCTGCGGCGGCTGCAGGTGGCGGCCGAGACCGGGCGCGCGCTGGGCTTCGCCTACCGGCCGCTGAAGGCCGCGGCCAATCCGTCGCCGGCCGCGTTGCGCATCGCCATCGATGCCGCACCGGCACAGCTGCGCGTGCTCAAGTGCCGCGGCGGCATGCCGCCGGCGCGCGCCATCGCGCTGTCCGCGCCGGCGCCGGCCTCGGCTTGA
- a CDS encoding Y-family DNA polymerase yields the protein MRWACILLPQLALDTVLRRWPTPDQPLALLAGPPQRRTLKAVNPAARACGLQPGQSLATAQALCDRFATALHDAEESRRCQQFLAAWAYRFSSLVSTDYPGALLLEIEASLGLFGPWPRFEARLREELTALGFRHRIVVAPHPLAARVLANAHDGIALLDNAALQCALGQLPIARAGLQPGLAEAFARMGLRTLQQLFALPRTALARRYPPALLQHLDALRGQAPLPLQYYLPPDRFDARLELGYAVESSQALLFPLRRLTADLAAFLAGRDGGVQRFQLHLEHEGLDDSVVPVGLLAAERDAAMLFELARGRLQHASVPAPVQAMRLRADELPPFVPAAHELFDDRAQQALPWEQLRERLRARLGDDAVHGLRAHADHRPEQAWRAESGKPAASGKPNKAPAPAAATLPRPGWLLTRPIPLRERAPERLAGPERIESGWWDDGDVRRDYYIVRTRQGQRAWVFAPADAPDALMLHGWFA from the coding sequence ATGCGCTGGGCCTGCATCCTGCTGCCGCAACTGGCGCTCGACACGGTGCTGCGGCGCTGGCCGACGCCGGACCAGCCGCTGGCGCTGCTCGCCGGCCCGCCGCAGCGGCGCACGCTGAAGGCGGTCAACCCCGCCGCGCGCGCGTGCGGCCTGCAGCCCGGGCAATCGCTGGCCACCGCGCAGGCGCTGTGCGACCGCTTCGCCACCGCCCTGCACGATGCCGAGGAAAGCCGCCGCTGCCAGCAGTTCCTGGCGGCGTGGGCGTACCGCTTCAGCTCGCTGGTCAGCACCGATTACCCCGGCGCGCTGCTGCTGGAAATCGAAGCCAGCCTGGGTCTATTCGGGCCCTGGCCGCGCTTCGAGGCGCGCCTGCGCGAGGAACTGACCGCGCTGGGTTTCCGCCACCGCATCGTGGTCGCGCCGCATCCGCTGGCCGCGCGCGTGCTGGCCAATGCGCACGACGGCATCGCCCTGCTCGACAACGCCGCGCTGCAGTGCGCGCTGGGCCAATTGCCGATCGCCCGCGCGGGGCTGCAACCGGGCCTGGCCGAGGCCTTCGCGCGGATGGGCCTGCGCACGCTGCAGCAGCTGTTCGCGCTGCCGCGTACGGCGCTGGCGCGGCGCTATCCGCCCGCGCTGCTGCAGCACCTGGACGCCCTGCGCGGGCAGGCGCCGCTGCCGCTGCAGTACTACCTGCCGCCGGACCGCTTCGATGCGCGGCTGGAACTGGGCTACGCGGTGGAATCCAGCCAGGCCCTGCTGTTCCCGCTGCGCCGGCTGACTGCCGACCTGGCCGCATTCCTGGCCGGGCGCGACGGCGGCGTGCAGCGCTTCCAGTTGCACCTGGAACACGAAGGCCTGGACGACAGCGTGGTGCCGGTGGGGCTGCTCGCCGCCGAGCGCGATGCGGCGATGCTGTTCGAACTGGCCCGCGGCCGCCTGCAGCACGCCAGCGTGCCGGCGCCGGTGCAGGCCATGCGCCTGCGCGCCGACGAACTGCCGCCGTTCGTGCCCGCCGCGCACGAACTGTTCGACGACCGCGCGCAGCAGGCGCTGCCCTGGGAACAGCTGCGCGAACGCCTGCGCGCACGCCTGGGCGACGACGCGGTACACGGCCTGCGCGCGCATGCCGACCATCGCCCCGAACAGGCCTGGCGCGCCGAATCGGGCAAGCCGGCAGCGTCGGGCAAGCCGAACAAAGCCCCTGCGCCTGCCGCCGCCACGCTGCCCCGCCCCGGTTGGCTGCTGACCCGGCCGATCCCGTTGCGCGAGCGCGCCCCCGAACGCCTGGCCGGCCCGGAACGCATCGAAAGCGGCTGGTGGGACGATGGCGACGTGCGCCGCGACTACTACATCGTGCGCACCCGCCAGGGCCAGCGCGCCTGGGTGTTCGCACCGGCCGATGCGCCGGACGCACTGATGCTGCACGGCTGGTTCGCATGA
- a CDS encoding citrate synthase family protein: MPSTADRNLICAAEACALLGVRSATLYAYVSRGLLSSRAGSDHRSRTYLRAEVERLAQRKRAGRGAARGAAQSLDRGLPVLETRISLIRPDSPYYRGRSAVAAVRAGAGLEDIARLLWECQDEDPFATAAVAPWPPRVAPLAGDATLPPLERAMACIPLLALELRQPLNAAPTVRREIAATLLRQNAALLVGTAPDTRPVHRLIADHWRPGDADFAELVRATLVLCADHELNVSAFAARVVASTGAPLHATVSAGLAALSGPRHGGATARAHALLRDAQDATDTAAFVAERWQRGDDLPGFHHALYPHGDPRAAEALRLLRERCGQHPQMRHVETVLAAAQDCSGQAPNIDGMLAALCLIHDLPAAHALVLFAAARLSGWLAHALEQQALGKLIRPRARYAGVMPDGVASG; this comes from the coding sequence ATGCCCAGCACCGCCGACCGCAACCTGATCTGCGCCGCCGAGGCCTGCGCCCTGCTCGGCGTCCGCAGCGCCACGCTGTACGCCTACGTGAGCCGCGGCCTGCTCAGTTCGCGCGCCGGCAGCGACCACCGCAGCCGCACCTATCTGCGCGCGGAGGTCGAGCGCCTGGCGCAGCGCAAGCGCGCCGGCCGCGGTGCAGCGCGCGGCGCCGCGCAGAGCCTGGACCGCGGCCTGCCGGTGCTGGAGACGCGGATCTCGCTGATCCGCCCCGACAGCCCCTACTACCGCGGGCGCTCGGCGGTCGCCGCGGTGCGCGCAGGCGCCGGCCTGGAAGACATCGCAAGGTTGCTGTGGGAGTGCCAGGACGAAGACCCGTTCGCCACGGCCGCGGTCGCGCCGTGGCCGCCACGCGTGGCCCCCCTGGCCGGCGACGCCACCCTGCCGCCGCTGGAGCGCGCCATGGCCTGCATCCCGCTGCTGGCCCTGGAGCTGCGCCAGCCGCTCAACGCCGCGCCGACGGTGCGCCGCGAGATCGCCGCCACCTTGCTGCGGCAGAACGCGGCGCTGCTGGTCGGCACCGCGCCGGACACCCGTCCGGTGCACCGCCTGATCGCCGACCACTGGCGCCCCGGCGATGCCGACTTCGCCGAACTGGTGCGTGCCACCCTGGTGCTGTGCGCCGACCACGAACTCAACGTCTCGGCCTTCGCCGCGCGTGTGGTCGCTTCCACCGGCGCGCCGCTGCACGCCACCGTCAGCGCCGGCCTGGCCGCGCTGTCCGGCCCGCGCCATGGCGGCGCCACCGCCCGCGCCCACGCCCTGCTGCGCGATGCACAGGACGCCACCGACACGGCCGCCTTCGTCGCCGAACGCTGGCAGCGCGGCGACGACCTGCCCGGCTTCCACCACGCGCTCTATCCGCACGGCGACCCACGCGCGGCCGAAGCGTTGCGCCTGCTGCGCGAACGCTGCGGCCAGCATCCGCAGATGCGGCATGTGGAAACGGTGCTCGCCGCGGCGCAGGACTGCAGCGGCCAGGCGCCCAACATCGACGGCATGCTCGCAGCGCTGTGCCTCATCCACGACCTGCCCGCCGCCCACGCCCTGGTCCTGTTCGCCGCCGCCCGGCTGTCCGGCTGGCTGGCGCATGCGCTGGAACAGCAGGCGCTGGGCAAGCTGATCCGCCCGCGCGCGCGCTATGCCGGGGTGATGCCCGATGGCGTGGCGTCGGGCTGA
- a CDS encoding error-prone DNA polymerase has translation MSHGPPRARLRAVPAPAQAPATPSVPAHDATSTRTALPDYAELHCLSNFSFQRGASHAQELFERAARHGYRALAITDECTLAGIVRAWQAARDTGLALIVGSEIQIEHGPKLVLLAETLHGYQQLCRLITVARRRADKGSYRALHADFDDDLDGLLCLWLPRDADGDGDANDGAWLQARFPERLWLAVELLCGPDDGALLHARLQLAQRLRVPAVASGDVHMHARGRRALQDTLTAIRQRLPLSEAGAHLFANGERHLRPRAALATLYPHALLAESVRIAQRCTFDLGQLRYQYPHELVPPGQTPTQWLRTLTEQGAVARWPEGVPEKARRLIEHELGVIARLGYESYFLTVYDLVRFARSRHILCQGRGSAANSAVCYALGITAIDPDRIGMLFERFISEERKERPDIDIDFEHDRREEVIQYIFNHYGRERAALTTVAIQYHGRSAVRDVARALGLPGDSIDALASTLGQWDDEVPPHERLRERGFDPNTALMRRLLALSAELIGFPRHLSQHPGGFVISEHPLHTLVPVENAAMAERTVIQWDKDDLELVGLMKVDVLALGMLSALRRTLDLLRAHRGQDYSLATIPAEDPDTYQMIQRADTIGVFQIESRAQMAMLPRLKPREFYDLVIQVAIVRPGPIQGGMVHPYLRRRSGEEIPDELPEELRDVFKRTLGVPLFQEQVMQLAVNAAGYTPGEADQLRRSMAAWKRHGGLEPHREKLMKGMLERNYSAEFATRIFEQIKGFGSYGFPESHAASFALLTYASCWLKCHEPAAFTCALINSWPMGFYSPDQLLQDARRHGLQVRPVDVRYSDWDCGLEAYSADPTVQPAIRLGLRMVRGLAEDAALRLQQARAQAPFHDLADLCHRAALDDKARDSLADAGALKALAGHRHRARWAVAGVEAQRPLFEPLAATPERQVALPLPSLGEDIRADYATIGTTLGKHPLSLLRLQLRARRYRHSGELRALPHASAVAIAGLVTMRQRPQTASGVTFLTLEDEHGLVNVVVWRRLAERQRQALIESRLLAVRGRLESADGVRHLIAGHLEDLTPLLLGLDIRSRDFH, from the coding sequence ATGAGCCACGGCCCGCCACGCGCGCGCCTGCGTGCCGTGCCGGCGCCGGCACAGGCACCGGCCACGCCATCTGTCCCGGCGCACGACGCCACGTCCACGCGCACGGCATTGCCCGACTACGCCGAACTGCATTGCCTGTCGAACTTCAGCTTCCAGCGCGGCGCCTCGCATGCACAGGAACTGTTCGAACGCGCCGCACGGCACGGCTACCGCGCGCTGGCGATCACCGACGAGTGCACGCTGGCCGGCATCGTGCGCGCCTGGCAGGCGGCCCGCGACACCGGCCTGGCGCTGATCGTCGGCAGCGAGATACAGATCGAACACGGCCCCAAGCTGGTGCTGCTGGCCGAAACCCTGCACGGCTACCAGCAGCTGTGCCGGCTGATCACCGTGGCGCGCCGCCGCGCCGACAAAGGCAGCTACCGCGCGCTGCACGCAGACTTCGACGACGACCTCGACGGCCTGCTGTGCCTGTGGCTACCGCGCGACGCCGATGGCGACGGCGACGCAAACGACGGCGCCTGGCTGCAGGCACGCTTTCCCGAGCGCCTGTGGCTGGCGGTGGAACTGCTGTGCGGCCCCGACGACGGCGCCCTGCTGCACGCGCGCCTGCAACTGGCGCAGCGCCTGCGCGTGCCGGCGGTGGCCAGCGGCGACGTGCACATGCACGCGCGCGGTCGCCGCGCGTTGCAGGACACCCTGACCGCGATCCGCCAGCGCCTGCCGCTGAGCGAAGCCGGCGCGCATCTGTTCGCCAACGGCGAGCGCCACCTGCGTCCGCGCGCGGCCCTGGCCACGCTGTATCCGCACGCGCTGCTGGCCGAGTCGGTGCGCATCGCCCAGCGCTGCACCTTCGATCTCGGTCAATTGCGTTACCAGTACCCGCACGAACTGGTACCGCCCGGGCAGACCCCGACGCAGTGGCTGCGCACGCTCACCGAACAGGGCGCCGTCGCGCGCTGGCCGGAGGGCGTGCCGGAAAAGGCGCGGCGCCTGATCGAACACGAACTGGGCGTGATCGCCCGGCTCGGCTACGAATCGTATTTCCTCACCGTCTACGACCTGGTGCGCTTCGCCAGGTCGCGCCACATCCTGTGCCAGGGCCGCGGCTCGGCGGCGAACTCCGCCGTCTGCTACGCGCTGGGCATCACCGCGATCGACCCGGACCGCATCGGCATGCTGTTCGAGCGCTTCATTTCCGAAGAGCGCAAGGAACGGCCGGACATCGACATCGATTTCGAGCACGACCGCCGCGAGGAAGTGATCCAGTACATCTTCAACCACTACGGTCGCGAACGCGCCGCGTTGACCACGGTGGCGATCCAGTACCACGGCCGCAGCGCAGTGCGCGACGTGGCGCGCGCCCTCGGCCTGCCCGGCGACAGCATCGACGCGCTGGCGTCCACGCTTGGCCAGTGGGACGACGAAGTCCCGCCGCACGAACGCCTGCGCGAACGCGGCTTCGATCCCAACACTGCGCTGATGCGCCGGCTGCTGGCGCTGAGCGCCGAGTTGATCGGTTTCCCGCGGCACCTGTCGCAGCACCCCGGCGGCTTCGTGATCTCCGAACATCCGCTGCACACGCTGGTGCCGGTGGAGAACGCGGCGATGGCCGAGCGCACCGTGATCCAGTGGGACAAGGACGACCTGGAACTGGTCGGACTGATGAAGGTGGACGTGCTCGCGCTGGGCATGCTCAGCGCGCTGCGGCGCACCCTGGATCTGCTGCGCGCGCACCGCGGCCAGGACTACAGCCTGGCGACCATTCCCGCCGAAGACCCGGACACCTACCAAATGATCCAGCGCGCCGACACCATCGGCGTGTTCCAGATCGAATCGCGCGCGCAGATGGCGATGCTGCCGCGACTCAAACCGCGCGAGTTCTACGACCTGGTGATCCAGGTGGCGATCGTGCGCCCCGGCCCGATCCAGGGCGGCATGGTGCATCCCTACCTGCGCCGCCGCAGCGGCGAGGAAATACCCGACGAATTGCCCGAGGAACTGCGCGATGTGTTCAAACGCACTCTAGGCGTCCCCTTGTTCCAGGAACAAGTCATGCAACTGGCCGTCAACGCTGCTGGTTACACCCCTGGCGAAGCCGATCAGTTGCGCCGCTCGATGGCCGCCTGGAAGCGTCATGGCGGGCTGGAGCCGCATCGCGAAAAACTGATGAAGGGCATGCTGGAGAGAAACTACAGTGCCGAGTTCGCCACACGCATCTTCGAACAGATCAAGGGCTTCGGCAGCTACGGCTTTCCCGAGAGCCACGCCGCCAGTTTCGCCCTGCTCACCTACGCCAGCTGCTGGCTCAAGTGCCATGAACCGGCGGCCTTCACCTGTGCGTTGATCAACAGCTGGCCGATGGGCTTCTACAGCCCCGACCAATTGCTGCAGGACGCACGCCGCCACGGCCTGCAGGTGCGTCCGGTGGACGTGCGCTACAGCGACTGGGATTGCGGATTGGAAGCCTACAGTGCCGATCCGACGGTGCAGCCGGCGATCCGCCTGGGCCTGCGCATGGTCCGCGGCCTGGCCGAAGACGCCGCATTGCGCCTGCAGCAGGCACGCGCGCAGGCGCCGTTCCACGACCTCGCCGACCTGTGCCATCGCGCCGCGCTCGACGACAAGGCACGCGACAGCCTGGCCGACGCCGGCGCGCTGAAAGCGCTCGCCGGGCACCGCCACCGCGCACGCTGGGCGGTGGCCGGCGTCGAAGCGCAGCGGCCCTTGTTCGAGCCGCTCGCCGCCACGCCGGAACGCCAGGTGGCGCTGCCGCTGCCCAGCCTCGGCGAGGACATCCGCGCCGACTACGCGACCATCGGCACCACCCTCGGCAAGCACCCGCTGTCGCTGCTACGCCTGCAACTGCGCGCGCGCCGCTATCGCCATTCCGGCGAACTGCGCGCCCTGCCGCATGCCAGCGCGGTCGCCATCGCCGGCCTGGTGACGATGCGCCAGCGCCCGCAGACCGCCAGCGGCGTCACCTTCCTCACCCTCGAGGACGAACACGGCCTGGTCAACGTGGTGGTCTGGCGACGCCTGGCCGAACGCCAGCGTCAGGCCCTGATCGAATCCAGACTGTTGGCCGTGCGCGGCCGCCTGGAAAGCGCCGATGGCGTGCGCCACCTGATTGCCGGCCACCTCGAAGACCTGACCCCGCTGCTGCTGGGGCTGGACATCCGCAGCCGCGATTTCCATTGA